A portion of the Ricinus communis isolate WT05 ecotype wild-type chromosome 10, ASM1957865v1, whole genome shotgun sequence genome contains these proteins:
- the LOC8269627 gene encoding uncharacterized protein LOC8269627 encodes MAESLDDGEFWLPPQFLTDDDMFMDDSNKKKSSNCSNIKTVKDGYGLETDCFKNFFPFEFGTFGISSDLSSPVDESVISSTEESDEEDYIAGLTCKMARSTLETCGNETTKEALLSGSPQSTLCGVVGNGYRSSQGSSRGGSPNGCSKVSSQPATWDLLHAAAGEVAKISMNQQEEGCYYGFNRGILGPPRKPSQVSVPLKSSNHQDFNLYNGNLQHSLSYQKLQASQFQQLRQQQMMKQQRNNVWAAGPQTKGLYQQQQQKQPVVHDSRGRNHGKPLGLCPSAWPPLQQAQQQDQGNFGMRAVFLGNTGAKRECAGTGVFLPRRVGAPTETRKKPACSTVLLPARVVQALNLNLDDISPQPQYQPPRFNGSFIADSNNALRFRNNNNVSYQKRNLRPQPEMNNEVRLPQEWTY; translated from the exons ATGGCTGAGAGTTTAGACGACGGTGAGTTTTGGCTGCCCCCTCAGTTCCTAACCGACGACGATATGTTCATGGACGATAGCAACAAGAAGAAGAGCAGTAACTGCAGTAATATCAAGACTGTTAAAGATGGGTATGGCCTTGAAACGGACTGTTTCAAGAATTTCTTTCCGTTTGAGTTTGGTACTTTTGGGATTTCTTCGGATCTCAGTTCTCCGGTTGATGAGTCGGTTATTAGCTCTACCGAAGAGAGTGATGAAGAGGATTACATCGCTGGTTTAACCTGCAAAATGGCTCGTTCGACACTCGAAACATGTGGAAACGAAACCACCAAg GAGGCTCTGTTATCTGGTTCACCGCAATCAACACTATGCGGAGTTGTTGGAAATGGGTATAGAAGTAGCCAAGGTTCAAGCCGTGGAGGAAGTCCAAATGGGTGCTCTAAGGTTTCCTCACAGCCGGCCACTTGGGATTTACTGCATGCGGCGGCAGGTGAAGTGGCAAAAATCAGCATgaatcaacaagaagaagGGTGTTATTATGGCTTCAACCGTGGAATCTTGGGTCCACCTCGAAAACCCTCTCAAGTCTCTGTTCCTCTCAAAAGCTCAAACCACCAGGATTTTAATCTCTACAACGGCAACCTACAGCACTCACTTTCTTACCAGAAGTTACAGGCATCTCAA TTTCAGCAGCTGAGGCAGCAACAAATGATGAAGCAACAGAGAAATAATGTTTGGGCAGCAGGGCCGCAAACAAAGGGACTTTACCAACAACAGCAACAAAAACAACCAGTAGTCCACGACAGCAGAggaaggaatcatggaaaacCATTGGGTTTGTGTCCATCTGCCTGGCCTCCTCTACAGCAGGCTCAGCAACAGGACCAAGGCAATTTTGGCATGCGGGCTGTGTTTCTTGGCAATACTGGTGCGAAAAGGGAGTGTGCTGGCACTGGCGTTTTCTTGCCTCGCCGTGTTGGAGCCCCAACTGAAACTCGCAAGAAGCCAG CTTGCTCGACGGTGCTGTTACCAGCTAGAGTTGTTCAAGCCTTGAACTTGAACTTGGACGACATTTCTCCTCAGCCCCAATATCAGCCTCCTCGTTTTAATGGAAGTTTCATTGCGGATAGTA ATAATGCATTGAGGTTTCGTAATAACAATAATGTTTCCTATCAGAAGCGCAATCTCAGGCCACAGCCAGAAATGAACAATGAAGTGAGGTTACCTCAGGAATGGACTTACTGA